A genome region from Arachis duranensis cultivar V14167 chromosome 8, aradu.V14167.gnm2.J7QH, whole genome shotgun sequence includes the following:
- the LOC107460110 gene encoding uncharacterized protein LOC107460110 — protein MDETSSILLPTQRYAAAALFALALHHSQIHQSQTPDTPHADADGDATSPASAKASVSDDSDLWIHDKRGLLFPVFRFLGVDDQAWCGLKETAGSSPQVRDHVGAFLKLLSEEGDAASSERLAKEAALAKVLDITVESKETDADSSGAERGSHELKNGNQGDSSNATTESSAVVAQPRHETIESSVLVPQKKEASLALENDVFEEPLEEATHISYQRKVTVLYALLSACVADIAKDDKNCCRARQGYDARHRVALRLLALWLGVKSNEMEAMESMVVYSVMNSAIKGGDKEEETVEAETNWDKWKRGGIIGAAALTGGTLMAITGGLAAPAIAHGLTALAPTLGTIVPAIGTGGFAAAATATGSAAGSVAVAASFGAAGAGLTGSKMATRIGSLEEFELKEIGDIHQGRLAVGIFISGLAFQEKDFVEPWEGYCNNMERYVLQYESQILIALSTAIQDWIRSKIMLELMKDGAMLTVLSTLVSALAWPATLVTAFDFIDSRWAIAVDRSDKAGKVLADVLLKGLQGNRPVTLVGFSLGARVIFKCLQCLAEAEGDNAGLVERVVILGAPISIKDENWEAARKMVAGRFVNAYSKNDWTLGVTFRASLLSQGLAGIQPVDVPGMENIDVTQLIEGHASYLQETRNILKYLELDNYNSIFRNEPESPQGQKSTAS, from the exons ATGGATGAAACCTCTTCTATCTTGTTGCCTACTCAGAGATACGCAGCTGCTGCTCTGTTTGCTCTCGCACTTCACCACTCTCAGATCCATCAATCTCAAACTCCCGATACTCCTCACGCCGATGCCGACGGTGATGCTACTAGCCCCGCCTCCGCCAAGGCTTCTGTTTCCGACGATTCTGACCTTTGGATCCACGATAAGCGTGGTTTGCTCTTCCCAGTGTTTAG GTTTCTCGGAGTGGATGACCAAGCGTGGTGTGGCCTAAAGGAAACTGCAGGTTCTTCTCCTCAAGTCAGGGATCACGTTGGAGCT TTCTTGAAACTACTGTCCGAGGAAGGTGATGCAGCTTCTTCAGAAAGACTGGCTAAAGAAGCTGCATTGGCCAAGGTTCTTGATATCACAGTTGAAAGCAAGGAAACTGATGCTGATTCTTCAGGCGCAGAACGTGGAAGCCATGAGTTGAAAAATGGAAACCAAGGAGATTCAAGCAATGCTACGACAGAATCATCTGCTGTGGTTGCTCAGCCACGTCATGAAACAATCGAGAGCTCAGTTCTGGTGCCTCAGAAGAAAGAAGCTTCCCTTGCACTTGAAAATGATGTTTTTGAAGAACCTTTGGAGGAGGCAACCCATATCAGTTACCAGAGGAAAGTGACAGTTCTTTATGCACTTCTTTCAGCTTGTGTAGCAGATATTGCTAAGGATGACAAGAACTGCTGTCGTGCAAGGCAGGGGTATGATGCTCGTCACCGTGTTGCTTTGCGGTTGCTTGCTTTATGGCTCGGTGTCAAGTCGAATGAAATG GAAGCAATGGAGTCAATGGTTGTTTATTCAGTAATGAATTCAGCGATTAAAGGAGGAGACAAGGAGGAAGAAACTGTAGAAGCAGAAACCAACTGGGATAAATGGAAGCGTGGAGGTATTATTGGAGCAGCTGCTTTAACAGGAGGAACCTTAATGGCTATAACCGGTG GCTTGGCTGCCCCAGCAATTGCCCATGGATTAACTGCTTTAGCTCCTACACTGGGCACTATTGTTCCTGCCATTGGAACTGGTGGTTTTGCTGCAGCAGCAACTGCTACAGGATCTGCTGCTGGATCAGTAGCCGTTGCTGCATCATTTGGAG CTGCTGGAGCTGGCCTTACTGGTAGTAAGATGGCAACAAGAATTGGAAGTCTTGAGGAATTTGAGTTGAAAGAAATTGGAGACATTCATCAGGGT cGTCTAGCAGTAGGAATCTTCATTTCAGGGCTTGCGTTTCAGGAAAAAGATTTTGTAGAACCTTGGGAAGGTTACTGCAATAACATGGAGAG GTATGTGCTTCAATATGAGTCACAAATTTTGATTGCACTAAGCACTGCCATCCAGGACTGGATCAGATCAA AAATTATGCTCGAGTTGATGAAAGATGGTGCCATGCTGACAGTATTAAGTACCCTTGTGTCAGCATTAGCGTGGCCTGCAACTTTAGTTACTGCATTTGATTTTATAGACAGCAGATGGGCAATTGCAGTGGATAG ATCAGACAAGGCGGGTAAAGTGCTTGCTGATGTCTTGCTGAAAGGCTTGCAGGGAAACAG GCCTGTGACACTAGTAGGTTTTTCATTGGGAGCCCGCGTTAttttcaagtgtctccaatgtcTGGCTGAGGCCGAAGGAGACAATG CCGGACTGGTGGAAAGGGTTGTTATCCTTGGAGCACCCATCTCGATTAAAGATGAAAATTGGGAGGCAGCTAGAAAG ATGGTAGCTGGAAGGTTTGTGAACGCTTACTCTAAGAATGACTGGACACTAGGTGTAACTTTTCGTGCCAG TTTGCTTTCTCAAGGACTAGCTGGAATCCAACCTGTTGATGTTCCAGGGATGGAGAAT ATTGATGTGACACAATTGATAGAAGGCCACGCTAGCTACCTGCAGGAGACACGGAATATACTTAAGTACCTTGAATTGGACAATTATAACTCTATTTTCAGAAATGAACCTGAAAGCCCCCAGGGGCAGAAGAGTACAGCGAGCTAG